The stretch of DNA CATTTTTAAGTACATTGTGGCCATCCATTTCGCTTTTCCCACTTCACAAAATTCCTTGGAAAGCAAACAAAAGAGATAGGAATTGGGTGGGACAAAGACAAAAAGCACACTTCTTTTAAGGTTTAAAGTTGGAGCAATATATGTACACTGAGTTTTGCTTtcttaatcaattataaattttacattgtTGATGATGCGTTTTAAAGAGAACTCATTGGAAAAACgtattgttaataataatacgAGTAAgtcaaacttataaaaaaaaacttacataaaataattatagtaccGTCTCTCACTTAAAAAGgcaataaatttatcatttttaaggAAGTAGGTTTTAAGGAAATTTTCCAATCATAAAAGTAGTAAAATCAACTTAATGAGAAGCAATTATGTACCATAATAAATTGTAAGAAGTGAAGATGAGCAAGAAATGATGGGTTCTTGACGCAGAAGCTTCACTTGTCTTCTGATCCATTCTACAAGCTACGCACGTTATTGGTTGTAACTTTTGCGTTATGTAAGCTTTGACGTGATTTGTCGTCGTAATTAAGatctataaaaattatattcaaaaattaataaaagatagTAGTGATTATTGTTTTTTCCTTGGCTTTTTAAGTTATAATTggatcaattataaataaaaaaagtttatagtTTACACTTCTCCTATctccaaaattataaaaaaggaaCATATAAACTTTGAAAATACAATTACAACTacaatctttatttttttggaaCCGGAGAATGACAATGcgcaaacaaaaacaataaaaacatgtgGGCTTATATGTATACGTTTGGGCTCATGcacttgttttaatcttttggtTTCTGCACCTCATCATTGATCGCTGCAGCGCATACTaataaaaagactaaaatacTCTCTATCACTGTACTAAACCACTGCAGCTgcagtagaagaagaagaaagaacgTGTTGCAGAAAAAAGCTCGTTCtggaaatttatttttggaacacatttcatatattttgaaaagtaaaactcattttgaaatatttataccGAAACGTTTTATACACATTCTAAAAACCTTGTTCCAGAAATCATATTCTAGAAACcttgtttcaaaatatatttcatgtttCAGAATTCTTATTTTGGAGATGACATTACAGAAATCCCATTCCATAAATCCTGTTCTGCAAATTCCATTCCAAAAAGTATGTCCCAGAAAATCCATAAAACGtgtttcaaaaagttttttttagcGAAAAGAAATGTTtcggaataaaaaaatatgtttcaaaaAGTTTATTAGCAAATAATCCAAAAGTTACTCTTAtgacaaattttgaaaattagagGATTCTCCGATAAATTATGGGTAGTATGAAGAGAAGGTCCATGTTTTAATGCAGATCCACTTAAACATTATTTGCCACATCTCAAAAAGTAATGTCATTTTTGTTTAGAACATAATCATAGGAAAAGGAGAGAAGGGTAGTTTTATTAAAGTCAACCTACAACCTCGTAACCGTTCCAGAAACAGATGAAAAAGAAGAGTCTTTTATCAAGTTAAAACCTAATGATACAACATATCAATAAATGACGACATATAACGTTTTTATTCaacatataaatgtaaaatttaaacttttaacagttttctattcataattttttttaatagttacgaattaagaatttaatttttcaatataaaaaagcaaataccatataaaatattatatatttagacGACAGTACATTATACTGTCAATATATAACCTATTTTCTTTGAAAGCAAGTGGTCAGATAGATAACTTACACATAATTTCTCTAAATAACTggagttcaatttttttttcttaattattatcaaGCACTTATTCGACAATATTATGTGTAAAAGTAACATATTCAACTGTGGAGACCATGATAGggcaaaaaaaaaaggttaccATCTGTAGTGTGCAGATTAGAAGATGCACTCAATCAACAGTGAAACATGTTCTGGAAAGTTGAAAACAGATTCAAACTGCATCCAGTTGTTATTATTAACATGCTGCTACACCATTAGGGTTAATGTTCATAGAACCGAAATCACAGGGAAGCAAACGAGTAGGCACTGTGGCCATAACATATTTACAAGCACTCAGGCTTATTACTTAATCCAAATTAGCTTGAGTGctcttcagggattttcatcatcatcgtcatcaCCTAATAACCCCCTTGAATGAAAGCATTCAAACGCTCAACCTCTTGGCGGTGCTCACGCACCACAGCACGAACCACATCTCCAATCGACACCATTCCAATCATCCCCTTCTCATCAATCACAGGAATGTGTCTGATTCTGTTATCTGCAACAGAATCCAGAATAAGATCACAACCATGAGTTACTACAACCTTATCTAATCAATCTTGGTTTCAAATCATAAAGTTATATGATCTTTCCGAATGAATAACTATCTCAGAAGTCATATGAAGgatgattttttattagttgATTGCTTAAAACAATGTTTCAAAGCTCATACATACCAGTCATCAGTTGCATAGCCTGTAAAACTCTGGTATTAGGAGTGACTGTGATAAGTTTGTTCTGCACTCACAACATTAGAATTTTAGTGTAGTTATGAACACCACTAACAAGGGGAACAGTTTAATTCTATGAACACATAACATAGCACAAATCGCAGGTTCAATATAGAATAACAGTGTGTATGGTAGTTTATTTCTCCAAAGTGTAGAAAACAAAGTAGTTTAGAGGAAGGGAACTACCGTAAAAATCTCTTCCCAATCGTAATCATAAAATTTACGAAAGAGACTTAGAGCTTAGGGTTGAGACTAAGAAAAGAGGAACTACACCAAGAATTCCTTCTCTATATAGATCATTTGGACTCTTGATATCatatagaaaacaaagaaatgcATGAAGAAGGGAATCGTGTAATATTGAATgtgtataaaatgttataaGATGTGTGTACACACAAAAGTAACCCTAAAATCATAAGTAAATGGATCTAAAGGATGATCTTATGCAAACAAAAAGCTTTCTACATGTGCATGTTGGCTAtgtagaaataataaatatttctccAAGTTGAAGTAAACACAAGAAATACAATAACACACATACCTCCTCAGTCATAATATCTCCAACCTTGGTAGACTTGGAAGATCTTCCCTGCACGATGATCTTTCTCAGGTAATCTGAAtgagaaaaggaccaaatagtTAGCACAAATGACCAAGGGATAAACATACAGTGCTGTAGATAATAAGACCATTTAACAGCAAGAAaatatattgacaaaaagaCCATACTATTTTCTTCCACTGCATTATGCAAAAGCTTTTCCTGGATTATTAGCTAGTTAGCCAATAATCATAGCATTCTTATCAGAGCACATGCAGGTAGTTACTACTTACACAGCACATGATACAGAGAATCTTGAAAGCCAAAAGCACCATCGATTGAATACAATACAACCCACTTTTTTGTcatccttttttgtttttacaggGTGCCAAGTGTGTCAAGCATACCAATCTATTTTTTCATGTTCAGTTAGGCAATTATGTATATGATGCTCAATGGCTTAACATATAAAACATGTACAATATAGAACTGAACTATTGTTACCAAAAATATAGCCCCAAATCTAAATAGAATCTTAGGATCTTATATATCACGAATAGGGAGAAACAGATGAAGAGCTTCTCCCTCCTCTTTCTCTGTTTCTATAACATAGAAAATCTATGTTCACTACTTTGCATTTCCAAACAATTTTATAGAGACATTAGGGTAAAGAATTGCATCAGACATAAGCCATCATTttctaaagaaaactaaatcaTCCATTACATAGTTTATCACAGAACTGAGTACACCGATCGGGTACCTCTTTCGGTTATAATCCCTGCAATTGCCTTATTCGCATCAGGTTTCACAACAACCAGAGCACCAACATTGTTTTGGGTCATCTGCAATGGATGTGAATGTAAGAACATACATCAACCCATTGTAAACTCCCAGATTTATTGCAATAAAATCAAATACACATTACCGATTTAACAGCATCATAAACAGTATCATCCGTGGTGCACCAAAGCCAGGATCCATCTGCACCCTTGCCTTTATCTTTCATGATGTCTGCAATCGTTGTGCTCTCAAAACCATGTTCCTCAATGCGAGCAGGTGTAACAGATTCAAACCGTGAGGAGGCGATTGGCTGTAACAGGGGATTCACCCTGCGAACCCGTTGCAGAACAGCATTTTTAATGACATTCCCGTTGGACAAAAATGTTCTCAATCCTCCTTGCATTTTAGCTCTCTAACAACCAGATAGAACATCTTAGAATTTTCGATTTCGCAGTTTAATCAGTCTCAACTATATCCATGCACAGATTcatgagaaaataattgatgAAAACTGCGCTCCCCAAAGAATCGTACAAGAACAAACTACATGCAAATTGGGAGATTCTATAGAACTAGTTTTGGATCCAGGATTTGTGTTCCAAGAACAGAATAACCCTCGTGTCCAATTAACAAATAGTTGGCTCAAATCATAGAAATCATTTGATTTACTTATCTTCATATATCCATTGAAGAATCTCAAACAGGAAAGTTGAGACatgttagagaaaaaaaagatcACCTATCAGAAGctgaaaatatgtcaaaatattaacagaaaaaaacaaaaaacagcgAAACATGCAGAATTTGCAGATCCAATCCCCAGATAGACATAAAAGTTGAATCACACTCTCACCTCAGATTTCTTTCTTAGATCGCCGAAGGATGAAGGATTGgatgtaaatatataaaagctCACAAAAACAAAACCTGGTCCCCGAGAAACCAAATCAATAAACACAACACAACCCTACCCACATCAGCATCAATACACAACCTTAACTAAAACTAACAAGCCTTTATTAGTCTTTCATTCAAATCTGACCAACCAGTATCCCTTTCGAATTAAATTAAGATAGGTGAGACGTGGACCCTTAGAGTTTACATTAATGATCACCCAGAACAACAACATATCAACCACAACTCAGAAACTGTTCAGATCCTTCATTTCCAAACATCACAAGGCTCAAAGGAAGATGGAAAGGTGAGATAAGatcatgaagaagaagaagaggaagaagaagaataccAGAGATTAAGGTGAAGGTTGTGAAAGAGAGAGTGAGAGTGTGAAGGAGCGGCGTGTAGATAGAATGGCTGAGCTTAGCCCTACCCTTGTAAGACACTGACAACACTTGACTTGTTCTTCAAATCTCACAATGACCGTGAAAGTGGGGCCCTCTCTATACTTTTGGATCATGACAATGATGACATTatccaaattattattattattattattattacttatttttattttgtacctttattatttcaatttgcAATTTGGTAAGTTATGAGTGATTCTGACAACCTATCTTATCTGCTACCTAAGACTATATTGTTATGTTTGCTGATTGATTGTGCCAaactattattaaatttttcaggGAATCTTCATATTTGTTATGTCAGTAATCTAGTTTTGATTTCacttattatttttcatgtcaTTGTGTTATTGGCtgaattttatgatataaatatttaaaattggatatctcatatttatttatgtaagaGAGAATCTGAAAAATGGCATTATGATTTAGGATAAATTTCTTTTCTGTCACGTATGTAATATATGTAATACTATATACTCCTCttcttgtaaaagaaaaaatgcaaggaatcttgcttttctttttaagCTAGTAACGTAGTTCTTTTTTCATGtagtttataattaaatgtgttatgataagaaaaataacttaCATATAAGGTGAATTTAAATTTGagacaaaaaattattacattttgcatttattatttttcttattctcatacgaacaaaaacataattttcttctatttctcaGCTAAGTGAATTgtgtataatttatatttatataaagtaaAGCTTGCATAATTGATTTGAATATGTTTAATTCactatgatatttaaattttgagttatttacaGAATCTCCCAGAAGGGTTTAAGATCGAAGATCgtgtttagttattttttacacttgaattatatattatgcATAATTAAATTCTTAAACTCAAATTTTAAGACCTGATTTTTTCAGTTTCTTCACCAATGATTAATTTCCATAACGATAAAAATCCAAATTACAAAGATAGACACAACAAaatgcaaaattgaaattatgtaaGAAAGACAACCCAAACTATGTAGAAATTCAAGTCGTGTTCATTAAACCTAAATTATAGGATTTTAGTTATTCGTTGAGACCATGAAACAAGAATATTGGGAAAAAGTCACCTCTGTTAGATTAACTCCCTTTAAATTTGTGTAACTTTTGAATTCTAAAACTAACCTAAAGAATTTTTCTAAGGTAGGTTTGGTCAAATACCTTACAAGTGTTGGGTCCTCAAATTATGGATACTCTATGCAAAAATGGTAGTAAAAAAGACTaccttataaattataaattataaattaataaaaatgcaATAATACATACAACATTATAGGAAGCTAAAATTGTTACtgtaaaataatagaaatgcAATAATACGTACATAATTATAGGTAGCTAAAATCGTGGATGTTACTACGGACAAATTGGTCTGAGTTTAAGACATATTTAGATCCgactatattaatttattttaattaaataagatcTTTTTAGGAGTTATTATGAAACAAATAATATGATGATATTGGaatttgttttgattaattCATTGAATCgcctaattatatatatatatatatatatatatggttaaatatgttattgGTCTCCTAACTtgaagtgaaaattaaaattagtcattttttaaaaattttgtactaatttagtctttcattttgcataaagttcaatgcaaaatataaatttaaatgaacttaatttggtttaaAATGTCTATTATCATAAAGATTAtagtatttatataaaagataaattttgtctcaatttggaagAGATGGAAGTGCTccagttttaaaaaatttgagactaaattgacacaaaataaaaaatacaaataccaaattgagatttttcatATAACAATGACACATGACAAAAACCTAAATTGACATgtgatagattttttttaatttaaaaaaaaaataagtgaacACGTGAGAGAACCTTAATTTGACACATGATAGTTGttttaccaaaaataaataaataaaagttgacACGTGACAGAACCTTAATTTAAACACTTAgacaattgttttttcaaaaagtaacaaaataaataaataattaaaaaactcaAAACTGACACATGACAGAGAGTTAATATGTTAATGTTGCACTAGTGGATATAGTCAAGTTGGAACACATTCTCAAACATAGAACTTAATTGGAatgacttaaaatttaaaaatccagttgagattttgaaataaaatggaGGATCTCTAAGggatatatctattttattacaaCTTTATTTAATGAATGTTTTGAAAACATTCGAGCATGTGAATTTATgtatatgaatataattataatatttatatatttataatatcgtTTTGGATGGATGTACACattgaatgaaaatttaaaaatatcatataaatgaattataatttgtttaaaaaattccTTGATGctaaaagtttttcttttatatatgattgttgGGTCAATCACCAATGTTTTAACTGTTTCAAAAGAAAGCATACATTAActcaatataatataaaataatttagctACATATTATATTGCCTGAACTACAGTTCAAACAAATTCTATGTCAATTCCTTGTACACATTtaagtattatatttttcaattttcatgtaTCTAAATCATCggtaaaaccaatttattattaaaaaggtaaaaccaacttattgttattatttaaaaatactaagtGGTTTTATTACTctagaaaaatatttcattaacaaataaatatagtgattaaaagttgttagtcactataataactaatttacaaaataaaaaattatttaattactaaaatagtcattattatgaataaaaaattataattagcaTTTacattggtttttaaaatttagctaTTAAGGTTTGGGCTACCTAagaaaattggttactaaacaTTAGTTCTCAAGATTTTTGCTACAAAAGTTATTGGTTTAtagattattttataattaattagtgatcaacttagtgactaattataagtttttactcataataatgactattttagtaaccaataactttttattttgtaaattgataccTAAATTAGTCATtgtagtgactaacaacttttgataactaaaattaattattaatgagtCATTTTGttgtaatgtattatgtgtagaagtttgaaaaataattataaaataagtgaagaaataaatttaaaaattaaatatttatgtggttttttataaaattagtgaGCTTAAGTTTTGATccttataaaactttttctttgtttttcccaaagtatttttctttaatctttataaacagtttaaatttttttagtttaatccttataaaaatattttctttcattagtattccttaaaaattttaaatcattattctAGTacgtaatttttatttaatgttcttatgagattgaagtatattttacaaaatttcttACAAAGTTTAAGAGGATTCATGAATTCGAACTCAATTGACACTTGTCCTCAAACGTCACATATGGGGGATGTGTCTTCAAAAGATACTCTTGTGCCAATGTGAGACTGAGGTGTGAGAGAATAATTGTCAATCAAAACGTAATCAATGTACTTCTTAAAATGTGCCTTTTATTCCATGGTTCATGggccttatgtggttggacttTGGTTTAAATAACCTAATTACCTGATAATCAAATTAAGATGACTGACATTAGATATAGTTCTTCTAAACGAGGATCATGTTGGACCAATCTTTTGGCGTACTTCGAGTACATGTCGTCCTAGAggattaaaattgaatttcgTCAATGTtctaaactttgatacattttgatccataaaatttaaaaattaacaaatatagtcattttaacctaatgacattaaaaaaattttaggtgttaaatgatgttttaggttgatatttgagttgtttagaccatttgacacattttagcTCAAATGTCaacctaaaaaattatttcacacttaaaaataagttaatgtAATTGGGTTAATATAACTATATCCAATCATTTTTAAAGCTTGGGACCAAAATATATCCAAATTTAGGACAAAggtgaattataatttttacgaccatgtttagagactaaaaatatatttaatcactataataaaaaaacaaaaaaaatacatacaaagCATGCAAACCACACCAAAATCGTGATAAATTATACCtactatgaaaaaaatatataaaggtaaaatattaaatcactTATATCGTTATCTATGAATAAAAGTCAAATTAGTCAACTTATTAGAACAATGATTTTTCtcattggtgtgagcagatgtagAAACCCCTGGAGGTTCTCAGGGTGGTGACGATGCTGTTGTGCAGAGTGGTTCCTATGGTCTGGGTTGTGGCTTGCAGTTGAGCCCTTTTGAAGAACttgtgttaaattttaaattcattgcTCTATGAGCAATCTTTTGTAAAACAATAGTACTCTTGTGTTCTATTTTTaattggcatcatggtgtgcttAAACTTTCTCCTCAATATGCTTTTGGATAATTGTACCAGTGGATCCTCCATACTCTATGTCATGtgctcttttatattataattatctgATGCTTAATTTTAGTAGATTACTCTATTagaaatgggatgtcacattttTATGATATCATGCATATGCttacaaaaatacaaacacCAACACCATCTCTCTCTAAGACTGTAAGAATCACTTGTTGATCCAGGAAACCATGACAAAATGTGGTCCCTCAAAGCCTTCTAAAGTCCTCCCtcaaaacacttaaaatatatacattatatagaACACCTTTATCAATGGTATGAATAGACAgtattaaagcataaattaatataacaacataAACATTAGCTAtagacatcacaaaaaaattattcaatgagcAGGAATAtcatttatccataattttatttattgttaccaataaaaatagaaacaattatacacatcaatttttaggcttagttgaaactcatttaactATACCATAAGAAACACATTAATTCACAAAATGTGTTTTACAGTCTTCaactttatattgtttttaattttagaatgaaTATAAACGAGTaatcaaaaaaatagaaataacaagataaacttttctctctaagaatgttagaaaatgattactcaaataatactaataataataaaaatatgaaataatataataataataattagagtaataataatactaaaacagtatataaaacaaagaatattaatcagagatcaacaattataataacaataataaataaaagataaaaggtaaggagtagaaatatcaTGGGTTGAGGCACGCCTAGCACTATCCTTAAAGAGAAAATGCCCTTACTGCACAAggctaaacaaatatatcaatacacaatcatatgtatttctctcccaagatacaacaacccgtcagatcgatcgagtgcagcgaaggatatccgaaccttatgaacaccactgtcttaaagataatatagagaagaaaagaaaaacactttaaGAAAagactctagtgtttgttgtctttgttgttgttgtttttttccatgcacctaggtggtatgtataggtagaaaagggagacaaagaagtaaatagtaataagaatatagccgttagccataaaaaccattaacccataaattaaaggtctataaaaacttcagtaacagtagaatttttattttaattatttattttttaaattatattaaaatatttataacaatcccccacataatttaaaaaataaaataaaacaaaaaatatattatctttttaaacaaaatattatagtttAGTGTAAGGAAACTTCCGGGTCTGacccttacacctagtgcttataaacttccacccgATAAAATGCAGAGACTTGATTGTCTTGAACTACATCCCCTGTGACcaggttttagtaaataacacatacaatatcggtgttcattataggttctaatcagtgGGTGCACGTTACGACCTTGTGCAAGTGTCTTGTTTtatgagtgtcacttagagacttgcccatgtctcacaatggcggccccaccatcacactcactaggtaaaccctcaaagggtagtttgtgactcacacccctacaataattgtcattggatttattaagaggtattttataaaataatgtacatacctcaaccattgggtttattaagaggtattttataaaataagcataataatgcacatacctcaaccttattattgtcacaatttatagtaTACCTCGCCATAtgaatgagacataaaattgaatcaaattatttggtgtactttagtcaacaacaacttcattgttacccattgaactccattccatgggatcgccattcatgtggagatgggtatccattgttgcaactaatttatgggctatagtctcattcccctcgatgactcaaatacttgttgttgatgcatcaaccctttgataagcagatctgcaatatttctttctaacctgacaaagtcaagagagaTAACCATAAGTAATCAAGTTTCTAATACTATCATTATATGTCAGTtattcattgacatttttactagaaacttcaaatataacaatttgattGTCAGGATGCTTTGAACAAATGGAATAATTTATGTTTGCATAGTAGATCATGACgacaactttttaacatatttccatgatagtacaccttcatccaaggttaaaacatagCCATAACCAGTAGTTAATTTTGTCACCAAAATCAATATCAAATTCacattaatatatatcattCAATAATCTCAAAAAAATGGACATATTTCCATAAGTAgacacaaataatattacattcgAAGGCAAAATAGTGAGGtatatattcattcactttataatatataaccaagatttttttattaacaagtaTGTTACCATTGcaagacacccccacactttgaaatattttaaatgtggttcttttttctttcataactcaaaaagttttatctcaatcttttgtgttcaaaatatggtaagcaagatataaaatttcactaatataatGTTACACAAGCTAGAACTTGTAgaataacatttaccatatcaaagcattttttttttctttcactgcaCCATTATATTAACATCATACACTATATAAAGATGTTACTTAATGAATAATACCATGAGTTTCACACAAAAACACTCATTCATTTATAAAGATATGTATCATCActtctctatttaattaattttgtacctcaaaattttataatatgaatggtctctaaccaaact from Vigna unguiculata cultivar IT97K-499-35 chromosome 8, ASM411807v1, whole genome shotgun sequence encodes:
- the LOC114194445 gene encoding CBS domain-containing protein CBSX3, mitochondrial, with product MQGGLRTFLSNGNVIKNAVLQRVRRVNPLLQPIASSRFESVTPARIEEHGFESTTIADIMKDKGKGADGSWLWCTTDDTVYDAVKSMTQNNVGALVVVKPDANKAIAGIITERDYLRKIIVQGRSSKSTKVGDIMTEENKLITVTPNTRVLQAMQLMTDNRIRHIPVIDEKGMIGMVSIGDVVRAVVREHRQEVERLNAFIQGGY